Proteins found in one Chlamydia pneumoniae TW-183 genomic segment:
- a CDS encoding UPF0158 family protein — protein sequence MMTYPVPQNPLLLRILRLMDAFSKSDDERDFYLDRVEGFILYIDLDKDQEDLNKIYQELEENAERYCLIPKLTFYEVKKIMETFINEKIYDIDTKEKFLEILQSKNAREQFLEFIYDHEAELEKWQQFYVERSRIRIIEWLRNNKFHFVFEEDLDFTKNVLEQLKIHLFDAKVGKEITQARQLLSNKAKIYYSNEALNPRPKRGRPPKQSAKVETETTISSDIYTKVPQAARRFLFLPEITSPSSITFSEKFDTEEEFLANLRGSTRVEDQLNLTNLSERFASLKELSAKLGYDSLSTGDFFGDDDEKVVTKTKGSKRGRKKSS from the coding sequence ATGATGACGTATCCTGTACCACAAAACCCACTTCTTTTAAGAATCCTTCGTCTTATGGATGCATTCTCTAAGTCTGACGATGAGAGGGACTTTTATTTAGATCGTGTTGAAGGGTTTATTCTCTACATAGATTTAGATAAAGACCAAGAGGATCTAAATAAGATTTACCAAGAATTAGAAGAGAATGCCGAGCGGTATTGTTTGATTCCGAAGTTGACGTTTTATGAAGTAAAAAAAATCATGGAAACGTTTATCAATGAAAAGATTTATGATATCGATACCAAAGAAAAGTTCCTTGAGATTTTGCAATCCAAGAATGCCCGTGAGCAGTTTTTAGAGTTTATTTATGATCACGAGGCAGAGTTAGAAAAGTGGCAGCAATTTTATGTAGAGCGTTCTCGAATTCGAATTATAGAATGGCTTCGCAATAATAAGTTCCATTTTGTCTTTGAAGAAGATCTAGATTTCACAAAGAATGTTTTGGAACAGTTGAAAATACATTTGTTTGATGCCAAGGTGGGGAAAGAAATCACTCAAGCGCGTCAGTTGTTGTCGAACAAAGCTAAGATTTACTATTCCAATGAAGCATTAAACCCTCGTCCGAAACGAGGCCGTCCTCCGAAGCAATCTGCTAAGGTAGAAACAGAAACAACAATTTCGAGTGATATTTATACAAAAGTCCCTCAGGCTGCTCGTCGTTTCCTTTTCTTACCCGAGATTACTTCACCCTCTTCAATTACTTTCTCAGAAAAATTTGATACGGAAGAAGAATTTCTTGCTAACTTGCGCGGTTCGACTCGTGTTGAAGACCAGCTGAATCTTACCAATCTTTCAGAGAGGTTTGCTTCTCTTAAAGAGCTTTCGGCTAAGCTTGGTTACGACTCTCTTTCTACTGGAGATTTCTTTGGTGATGATGATGAGAAAGTGGTCACTAAGACGAAGGGGAGCAAGCGAGGCCGCAAAAAATCTTCTTAA
- the dapF gene encoding bifunctional diaminopimelate epimerase/glutamate racemase: MAFYSPSTISKYFIYSGAGNRFLLGETLPEVEDVRFLCQETRVDGFLYLKPSSCADAQLIIFNSDGSRPTMCGNGLRCAIAHLASQKGKSDISVSTDSGLYSGYFYSWDRVLVDMTLADWRASVHRLESRPDPLPKEVVCIHTGVPHAVVILPEISTLDLSILGPFLRYHQTFSPDGVNVNFVQILGHCQLRVRTYERGVEGETAACGTGALASALVVSNSYGWKESIQIHTWGGELMTVSQNRGRVYLQGSVTRDL, encoded by the coding sequence ATGGCATTTTATTCTCCTTCAACGATCTCTAAATATTTTATCTATTCTGGAGCAGGAAATCGTTTCCTTCTTGGTGAAACACTTCCTGAGGTTGAAGATGTTCGGTTCTTATGCCAAGAGACGAGGGTTGATGGTTTTTTATATTTAAAGCCCTCTTCTTGTGCTGATGCGCAACTCATTATTTTTAATTCCGATGGATCACGTCCAACGATGTGTGGTAACGGCTTGCGTTGTGCGATTGCTCACTTAGCTTCTCAGAAGGGAAAATCGGACATCTCTGTATCTACGGATAGTGGTCTATATTCAGGATATTTTTATTCTTGGGATCGTGTGCTTGTAGATATGACTCTCGCAGATTGGAGAGCTTCTGTTCATCGATTGGAGTCGCGTCCTGATCCTCTTCCCAAAGAGGTCGTTTGTATCCATACGGGAGTGCCTCATGCTGTCGTAATTCTTCCTGAGATTTCTACTTTAGATCTTTCTATCTTAGGTCCTTTTCTTCGCTATCATCAGACCTTCTCTCCAGATGGGGTGAATGTCAATTTTGTTCAGATACTGGGACATTGCCAGTTGCGCGTTCGTACTTACGAACGTGGAGTCGAAGGGGAAACTGCAGCTTGTGGAACAGGGGCTCTAGCTTCTGCTCTTGTTGTGTCAAACTCCTATGGATGGAAGGAGTCGATCCAAATCCATACTTGGGGTGGAGAGCTTATGACTGTGAGTCAAAATAGGGGACGGGTATATCTTCAGGGCTCTGTAACTAGAGATTTATAA
- a CDS encoding ATP-dependent Clp protease proteolytic subunit: MADGEVHKLRDIIEKELLEARRVFFSEPVTEKSASDAIKKLWYLELKDPGKPIVFVINSPGGSVDAGFAVWDQIKMLTSPVTTVVTGLAASMGSVLSLCAAPGRRFATPHSRIMIHQPSIGGPITGQATDLDIHAREILKTKARIIDVYVEATNQPRDIIEKAIDRDMWMTANEAKDFGLLDGILFSFNDL, translated from the coding sequence ATGGCAGACGGGGAAGTTCATAAATTACGTGATATTATAGAAAAAGAGTTATTGGAAGCGCGCAGAGTATTTTTCTCAGAGCCTGTAACAGAGAAAAGTGCTTCCGATGCAATTAAAAAGCTTTGGTATTTGGAATTAAAAGATCCTGGAAAGCCTATAGTTTTTGTGATCAATAGTCCTGGGGGATCTGTGGACGCAGGTTTTGCTGTTTGGGATCAAATTAAAATGTTAACCTCACCCGTCACTACTGTTGTGACAGGGTTGGCAGCTTCTATGGGCTCGGTATTGAGTTTATGTGCAGCTCCTGGAAGGAGATTTGCAACTCCTCATTCTAGAATTATGATTCATCAACCTTCAATAGGTGGACCGATTACCGGTCAGGCAACCGATTTAGACATTCATGCGAGAGAGATTTTAAAAACAAAAGCTCGCATTATAGATGTCTATGTAGAGGCGACAAATCAACCTCGAGATATCATAGAAAAGGCTATCGATAGAGATATGTGGATGACAGCCAACGAAGCTAAGGATTTTGGTTTATTGGATGGCATTTTATTCTCCTTCAACGATCTCTAA
- a CDS encoding glycine hydroxymethyltransferase, translating into MVSLLHKFLENASGKKGQSLASTAYLAALDHLLNAFPSIGERIIDELKSQRSHLKMIASENYSSLSVQLAMGNLLTDKYCEGSPFKRFYSCCENVDAIEWECVETAKELFAADCACVQPHSGADANLLAVMAILTHKVQGPAVSKLGYKTVNELTEEEYTLLKAEMSSCVCLGPSLNSGGHLTHGNVRLNVMSKLMRCFPYDVNPDTECFDYAEISRLAKEYKPKVLIAGYSSYSRRLNFAVLKQIAEDCGSVLWVDMAHFAGLVAGGVFVDEENPIPYADIVTTTTHKTLRGPRGGLVLATREYESTLNKACPLMMGGPLPHVIAAKTVALKEALSVDFKKYAHQVVNNARRLAERFLSHGLRLLTGGTDNHMMVIDLGSLGISGKIAEDILSSVGIAVNRNSLPSDAIGKWDTSGIRLGTPALTTLGMGIDEMEEVADIIVKVLRNIRLSCHVEGSSKKNKGELPEAIAQEARDRVRNLLLRFPLYPEIDLEALV; encoded by the coding sequence GTGGTTTCGTTGTTGCATAAGTTTTTAGAAAATGCTTCGGGGAAAAAGGGACAAAGTTTAGCTTCGACAGCGTATTTAGCAGCTCTTGACCATCTCTTAAATGCGTTTCCTTCCATTGGGGAGAGAATCATTGATGAGTTGAAGAGCCAGCGTTCCCATTTAAAGATGATTGCTTCTGAAAACTATTCTTCACTTTCAGTGCAGTTGGCTATGGGGAACTTGCTCACAGATAAGTATTGTGAAGGAAGTCCCTTTAAGCGTTTCTATTCCTGTTGTGAAAATGTAGATGCTATTGAGTGGGAGTGTGTAGAGACAGCGAAAGAACTTTTTGCTGCGGATTGCGCTTGTGTTCAGCCTCATTCTGGGGCTGATGCTAATTTACTGGCAGTAATGGCCATTCTCACGCACAAAGTCCAAGGCCCAGCTGTCAGTAAGTTAGGTTATAAAACTGTAAACGAATTAACAGAAGAAGAATACACTCTACTTAAGGCTGAAATGTCTTCTTGTGTTTGCTTAGGACCTTCATTAAATTCTGGAGGCCATTTGACCCATGGGAACGTACGTTTAAATGTGATGTCTAAGCTTATGCGTTGCTTCCCCTATGATGTCAATCCGGATACGGAGTGTTTTGATTATGCAGAGATCTCCCGGTTAGCTAAGGAGTATAAACCTAAGGTACTGATCGCAGGATATTCTTCCTATTCTCGAAGATTAAACTTTGCAGTTTTAAAACAGATTGCAGAGGATTGTGGATCTGTCTTGTGGGTAGATATGGCGCATTTTGCAGGCCTAGTTGCTGGGGGAGTGTTTGTTGATGAAGAAAATCCTATTCCTTATGCAGATATAGTGACAACAACAACGCATAAGACATTACGCGGTCCTCGCGGGGGATTAGTTTTGGCAACTCGAGAGTATGAAAGCACTCTCAATAAGGCGTGTCCTTTGATGATGGGAGGTCCTCTACCTCACGTGATAGCTGCTAAAACAGTGGCTTTGAAGGAAGCTCTCTCTGTGGATTTCAAGAAATACGCTCATCAGGTTGTAAATAATGCTCGTCGATTAGCAGAGAGATTTTTAAGTCATGGGCTACGTCTTTTGACGGGAGGAACAGACAACCACATGATGGTGATTGATTTAGGTTCTTTGGGCATTTCTGGAAAAATTGCTGAAGATATCTTGAGTTCCGTAGGAATTGCTGTGAATCGGAATTCATTACCTTCAGATGCTATTGGTAAGTGGGACACTTCAGGTATACGTTTAGGAACCCCTGCACTAACGACTTTGGGTATGGGTATCGATGAAATGGAAGAAGTTGCAGATATTATTGTGAAAGTATTGCGAAATATTCGTTTAAGTTGCCATGTTGAAGGGAGTTCTAAGAAAAATAAAGGGGAACTTCCTGAAGCCATAGCGCAGGAAGCTAGAGATCGTGTTCGCAACTTGTTGCTGCGTTTCCCGCTCTACCCTGAAATTGATTTAGAAGCTTTAGTTTAG
- a CDS encoding uroporphyrinogen-III synthase, giving the protein MTLYLGLNQKTARKYQAHYLPILTLFPYAKSTPQNKRALQFLPQATHVILTSPSSTHLFLSRMTSLLSKATLKTKTYLCIGESTKERLLSFLGQVKYVVATQEIAEGIFPLLQALPSSARILYPHSSLARPVIREFLYNRFTFFSYPHYTVKPRKLKKNILSKYKKIILTSPSTVRAFAKIFPRFPEKTYWCQGRMTLQEFQKFSSQKQVSLLETLGKSRTSP; this is encoded by the coding sequence ATGACCCTCTACTTAGGATTGAATCAAAAAACCGCTCGTAAATACCAAGCTCATTATTTGCCTATTCTAACTCTCTTCCCCTATGCAAAAAGCACTCCACAAAATAAGCGTGCTCTTCAATTCCTTCCACAAGCAACCCATGTGATTCTCACAAGTCCCTCATCCACTCACCTATTCCTTTCCAGAATGACTTCTCTTCTTTCTAAGGCCACTCTAAAAACAAAGACCTACCTCTGTATAGGAGAGTCCACCAAAGAAAGACTTCTCTCTTTCCTTGGACAAGTGAAGTACGTAGTAGCAACTCAAGAAATCGCTGAAGGCATCTTCCCATTGCTACAGGCACTGCCCTCTTCAGCCCGCATTCTCTACCCCCACTCCTCCCTCGCAAGACCTGTGATCAGAGAATTTCTTTACAATCGATTTACTTTTTTCTCTTACCCTCACTACACAGTGAAGCCGCGAAAACTTAAAAAAAATATTTTATCTAAATACAAAAAAATTATCCTCACAAGCCCTTCAACTGTAAGAGCTTTCGCCAAAATCTTTCCGCGATTTCCTGAAAAAACCTACTGGTGCCAAGGAAGGATGACCTTGCAGGAGTTTCAAAAGTTCTCCTCTCAAAAGCAGGTATCTTTGTTAGAAACGCTTGGGAAGTCCAGGACATCTCCGTGA
- the cdsZ gene encoding zinc ribbon domain regulatory protein CdsZ, translated as MHDALLSILAIQELDIKMIRLMRVKKEHQKELAKVQSLKSDIRRKVQEKELEMENLKTQIRDGENRIQEISEQINKLENQQAAVKKMDEFNALTQEMTTANKERRSLEHQLSDLMDKQAGGEDLIVSLKESLASTENSSSVIEKEIFESIKKINEEGKALLEQRTELKHATNPELLSIYERLLNNKKDRVVVPIENRVCSGCHIVLTPQHENLVRKKDRLIFCEHCSRILYWQESQVNAQENSTAKRRRRRAAV; from the coding sequence ATGCATGACGCACTTCTAAGCATTTTGGCTATTCAAGAGCTTGATATTAAAATGATTCGCCTTATGCGCGTAAAGAAAGAACATCAGAAAGAATTGGCTAAAGTCCAATCTTTAAAAAGTGATATTCGTAGAAAAGTTCAGGAAAAAGAACTCGAAATGGAGAATTTGAAAACTCAAATTCGAGATGGAGAGAATCGCATCCAAGAGATTTCTGAACAAATCAATAAATTAGAAAATCAGCAAGCTGCTGTAAAAAAAATGGATGAGTTTAACGCTCTTACCCAAGAAATGACTACAGCAAACAAAGAACGTCGCTCTTTAGAGCACCAGCTTAGCGATCTCATGGATAAGCAAGCTGGAGGCGAAGACCTTATTGTCTCTCTAAAAGAAAGCTTAGCTTCTACAGAAAATAGTAGCAGTGTCATTGAAAAAGAAATTTTTGAAAGCATCAAAAAGATTAATGAAGAAGGCAAAGCTTTGCTTGAACAACGGACAGAGTTAAAGCATGCGACGAATCCCGAACTACTCAGCATCTATGAGCGTCTATTAAACAATAAAAAAGATCGCGTTGTTGTTCCTATTGAAAATCGTGTCTGCAGTGGTTGTCATATTGTTCTAACTCCTCAACACGAAAATCTTGTAAGAAAGAAAGACCGACTCATTTTTTGCGAACATTGCTCTCGAATTCTCTATTGGCAAGAATCCCAAGTCAATGCTCAGGAAAATTCCACAGCAAAACGTCGTCGTCGTCGCGCAGCTGTATAA
- a CDS encoding KpsF/GutQ family sugar-phosphate isomerase, translating into MPSPMISTDVCQDILGKQKEAVDFFFQAFQPKEAMQLAEKILGHSGWVFFSGVGKSGCVARKLVATLQSLSERALFFSPVDLLHGDLGLVSPGDIVCLFSKSGETQELLDTVPHLKSRRAILVAITSMPYSNLAALSDLVVILPSVAELDPFNLIPTNSTTCQMIFGDFLAMLLFHSRGVSLSTYGKNHPSGQVGMKANGKVKDFMFPKTEVPFCHLGDKVSFSLEVFSAYGCGCVCIVDPQFRLMGIFTDGDLRRSLASYGGEVLSLSLEKVMTANPRCITEDSDIAIALQLMESSSPVAVLPVLDNEENRHVTGLLHMHTLAKAGLL; encoded by the coding sequence ATGCCTTCCCCGATGATTTCTACTGACGTATGCCAAGACATTCTAGGTAAGCAAAAAGAAGCTGTAGATTTTTTTTTCCAAGCCTTTCAACCCAAAGAGGCAATGCAATTAGCAGAAAAAATACTCGGTCATTCGGGATGGGTATTTTTTTCTGGTGTAGGGAAAAGTGGATGTGTAGCACGAAAATTAGTGGCTACACTCCAATCTTTAAGTGAACGTGCTCTGTTCTTTTCTCCTGTGGATCTTCTGCACGGGGATCTTGGTCTTGTGAGTCCTGGAGACATTGTATGTTTATTTTCTAAAAGTGGTGAAACCCAAGAGTTACTAGATACGGTTCCTCATCTAAAGAGTCGAAGGGCGATTCTTGTCGCGATTACTTCCATGCCTTATTCTAATTTAGCGGCTCTCTCGGACTTAGTCGTTATTTTACCCTCTGTTGCTGAATTAGATCCTTTTAATTTAATCCCTACAAATTCTACGACATGCCAAATGATCTTTGGAGATTTTTTAGCTATGCTCCTTTTTCATAGTCGTGGTGTTTCTTTATCTACGTACGGCAAAAACCATCCTAGTGGGCAGGTTGGGATGAAGGCTAATGGTAAGGTTAAAGATTTTATGTTCCCAAAGACAGAGGTACCTTTCTGTCATCTTGGAGATAAAGTGAGTTTTTCTTTAGAGGTCTTTTCTGCTTACGGTTGTGGTTGTGTTTGTATAGTAGATCCTCAATTCCGACTTATGGGAATTTTTACAGACGGAGATTTACGGCGTTCTTTAGCTTCCTATGGGGGGGAGGTGCTTTCGTTATCTTTGGAGAAGGTGATGACGGCAAATCCTCGATGTATTACTGAAGATTCGGATATTGCCATTGCTTTGCAACTTATGGAATCTAGTAGTCCTGTAGCTGTTCTTCCTGTTTTAGATAACGAGGAGAACCGACATGTGACTGGCTTGTTGCATATGCACACTTTAGCCAAAGCTGGTCTACTTTGA
- a CDS encoding dihydrolipoamide acetyltransferase family protein, with protein MFEFRFPKIGETSSGGSIVRWLKNLGDHVARDEPLIEVSTDKIATELPSPKAGRLVRFCVNEGDEVASGDVLGLIELEEISEADDESTSCPLTSCETKSEAGSSSSSVWFSPAVLSLAQREGIGLDNLQKIAGTGKGGRVTRQDLEAYISESQQVSIPEIFQGEVNRIPMSPLRRAIASSLSKSSDEVPHASLVVDVDVTDLMHLISGERQRFLDTHGVKLTITSFIVQCLAQTLRQFPLLNGSLDGTTIVMKKSVNVGVAVNLNKEGVVVPVIHNCQDRGLVSIAKALADLSSRARLNKLDPSEVQDGSVTVTNFGMTGALIGMPIIRYPEVAILGIGTIQKRVVVRDDDSLAVRKMVYVTLTFDHRVLDGIYGSEFLTSLKNRLESVTMG; from the coding sequence ATATTTGAGTTCCGATTCCCTAAAATAGGAGAGACGAGTTCCGGAGGATCTATAGTCCGTTGGTTAAAAAATTTGGGTGATCATGTAGCTAGAGATGAGCCTCTGATTGAAGTATCTACGGATAAAATTGCTACAGAATTACCCTCTCCTAAAGCAGGCCGACTGGTGCGTTTCTGCGTCAATGAGGGAGACGAGGTTGCTTCTGGGGATGTTTTAGGATTGATAGAGCTTGAGGAGATTTCCGAAGCTGATGATGAGAGCACCTCATGTCCTCTGACTTCTTGTGAAACAAAGTCGGAGGCGGGTTCCAGCAGTTCTTCGGTATGGTTTTCTCCTGCCGTGCTGAGTTTAGCTCAACGTGAAGGCATTGGTCTTGATAACCTCCAAAAGATTGCCGGCACGGGGAAAGGGGGACGAGTGACTCGTCAGGATTTAGAAGCGTATATTTCAGAATCGCAACAAGTTTCTATTCCCGAAATATTTCAAGGAGAAGTGAATCGCATTCCTATGTCTCCGCTACGTCGGGCAATAGCTTCTTCTCTCTCCAAGTCTTCAGATGAGGTTCCTCACGCATCTTTGGTTGTTGATGTCGATGTCACAGATCTTATGCATCTGATTTCTGGTGAACGCCAACGCTTCTTAGATACGCATGGGGTGAAGCTAACGATTACAAGTTTCATTGTACAGTGTTTAGCTCAGACTTTAAGGCAGTTTCCTTTATTGAATGGTTCCTTAGATGGGACTACCATTGTTATGAAGAAATCTGTGAATGTAGGCGTTGCCGTGAACCTCAATAAGGAAGGGGTTGTTGTTCCTGTCATCCACAATTGTCAAGATCGCGGTTTAGTAAGTATTGCAAAGGCCTTGGCGGATCTATCTTCAAGGGCTCGGTTAAATAAATTGGATCCTAGTGAAGTGCAAGATGGCAGCGTTACTGTCACGAATTTTGGAATGACGGGAGCTTTGATTGGGATGCCCATCATACGTTATCCTGAAGTTGCTATTTTAGGAATTGGCACAATACAAAAACGTGTTGTCGTCCGTGATGACGATTCTTTAGCCGTTCGCAAAATGGTCTATGTGACACTTACCTTTGACCATAGAGTATTGGATGGTATTTACGGCAGTGAGTTTTTAACCTCATTGAAAAATCGTTTGGAGTCTGTTACGATGGGCTAA
- a CDS encoding dicarboxylate/amino acid:cation symporter, with translation MKLWMKIFIGLFVGVTLGLVLEDKAIFFKPIGDIFLNLLSMVVYPLVFCSMVLGIASISDMKKLGRIGIKSVGLYLGTTALAIVIGLCFAWIFSPGNGCDFAQAQSMDSAVTVIDSNKTAAYFLSIIAQVFPSNPVRSFAEGNILQIIIFAIFLGIALRLSGERGRPVERFIDGFSEIMLRMVNMIMSFAPYGVGASMAWISGNHGLGVLWQLGKFIIAYYLACLFHATLVFGGLVRFGCKMSFSKFLSSMMDAISCAVSTASSSATLPVTMRCVSKNLGVSAEVSGFVLPLGATVNMNGTAIFQGMAAVFIAQAYNCPLSLSSLLLLVVTATFSAVGSAGVPGGGMITLGSVLASVGLPIQGIAILAGIDRLRDIVGTPMNILGDAVVATYVASGEGELSPYESIKQESVETT, from the coding sequence ATGAAATTATGGATGAAGATCTTTATTGGATTGTTTGTCGGGGTTACCTTAGGTTTAGTTTTAGAAGATAAAGCCATCTTTTTTAAACCTATAGGAGACATCTTTTTAAATCTATTGAGCATGGTAGTGTATCCTTTAGTGTTCTGCTCAATGGTTTTAGGAATCGCTTCCATTAGCGATATGAAAAAATTGGGACGCATTGGCATTAAAAGTGTCGGCCTCTATCTAGGGACTACGGCACTAGCTATTGTGATTGGCTTGTGTTTTGCTTGGATTTTCTCTCCAGGAAATGGGTGTGATTTTGCCCAGGCCCAATCTATGGATTCGGCCGTTACTGTCATTGATTCAAACAAAACAGCGGCGTATTTTCTTTCTATAATAGCTCAAGTTTTCCCATCGAATCCTGTACGCTCTTTTGCTGAAGGGAATATATTACAAATTATTATTTTTGCGATTTTCTTAGGAATTGCCCTTCGGCTTTCTGGAGAACGTGGCCGCCCTGTCGAGCGTTTTATTGATGGTTTTTCTGAAATCATGTTGCGCATGGTAAATATGATCATGAGTTTTGCTCCCTATGGTGTGGGAGCTAGCATGGCATGGATTTCGGGAAATCATGGTTTAGGAGTCCTTTGGCAGCTAGGCAAATTTATCATTGCTTACTATCTGGCGTGTTTGTTCCATGCTACGCTTGTTTTTGGGGGACTTGTGCGTTTTGGTTGCAAGATGTCCTTTTCGAAGTTTCTCTCTTCAATGATGGATGCGATTTCTTGCGCGGTATCTACAGCGAGTAGTTCTGCGACTTTACCTGTAACGATGCGTTGTGTTTCTAAAAATTTGGGAGTGTCCGCTGAGGTTTCTGGTTTTGTTTTGCCTCTAGGCGCCACTGTGAATATGAATGGAACTGCAATTTTTCAGGGTATGGCAGCGGTTTTCATTGCTCAAGCATACAATTGTCCGCTATCCTTGAGCAGTCTGTTATTATTGGTAGTTACCGCAACATTCTCTGCCGTGGGTAGTGCCGGTGTTCCTGGAGGAGGTATGATTACTCTGGGTTCCGTATTAGCCTCTGTAGGTTTACCTATCCAGGGTATCGCTATACTTGCTGGGATTGACCGGTTAAGGGATATTGTAGGTACACCCATGAATATTCTTGGGGATGCTGTAGTTGCTACTTATGTAGCTTCTGGAGAAGGAGAGCTTTCTCCTTATGAATCGATAAAACAGGAAAGCGTTGAAACTACATAG
- the lpxK gene encoding tetraacyldisaccharide 4'-kinase codes for MKKRFPSTLFLFYRRVTIAISLEGILGWGWLGSLLSKVFAFLVACWNRFSWSTPYRARSTVISVGNIVVGGAGKTPTVLWLAEALRLRGYSCGVLSRGYKSQSSRQKKLTVVDSKVHSASYVGDEPLLMAEKLPEGSVWVHKDRRISAARAAEKFGILLLDDGLQYRKLHKDVEIAVVNGQDPLGGRAFFPKGRLRDFPLRLKTVDAIIVNGGGKEAGTVVKRVSNAPQIFVKPTIASVVWTHNGERIPKEALRELRVGVFCGLGFPQGFLNMLREEGIHILGKYLLPDHAAITKKELNYFCQQMAMRQGQGLLCTEKDSVKLPRLSGEVSLLPIAKVEMRLSVNQDDTLSLLNMIEQIHKNRGN; via the coding sequence ATGAAAAAACGGTTTCCTTCCACACTCTTTCTCTTTTATCGCCGTGTCACCATAGCTATTAGCCTTGAGGGTATTTTGGGATGGGGCTGGTTAGGTTCCCTTCTTTCCAAAGTTTTTGCATTCTTGGTGGCATGTTGGAATCGATTTTCCTGGTCTACTCCTTATCGTGCGCGTTCTACAGTCATTAGTGTAGGCAATATCGTTGTTGGAGGGGCAGGAAAGACTCCAACAGTATTGTGGTTAGCAGAGGCTTTGAGGCTTCGAGGGTATTCTTGCGGTGTACTGTCGCGTGGCTATAAAAGCCAGTCGAGTCGGCAAAAGAAACTGACTGTTGTAGACTCGAAAGTCCATTCTGCGTCCTATGTAGGGGACGAGCCTTTATTAATGGCAGAGAAACTGCCAGAGGGATCCGTATGGGTGCATAAGGACCGGAGGATCTCTGCAGCACGCGCTGCAGAGAAATTTGGTATTCTCCTTTTAGATGATGGTCTTCAGTACCGTAAACTACACAAAGACGTAGAAATTGCTGTAGTGAATGGTCAGGATCCTTTAGGAGGACGTGCCTTCTTCCCTAAAGGAAGGCTTCGGGATTTTCCTCTTCGATTGAAGACTGTGGATGCCATTATTGTAAATGGCGGTGGAAAAGAGGCTGGGACTGTAGTGAAACGTGTTTCGAATGCCCCCCAGATCTTTGTGAAACCTACAATAGCTTCTGTAGTTTGGACCCATAACGGAGAGCGTATTCCTAAAGAGGCTCTTCGAGAATTGCGTGTGGGGGTTTTTTGTGGTTTAGGGTTTCCTCAAGGGTTTTTGAATATGCTTAGAGAAGAAGGAATTCATATTTTAGGAAAGTATTTATTGCCTGATCACGCAGCAATAACAAAAAAAGAATTAAATTACTTTTGTCAGCAAATGGCCATGCGCCAAGGACAAGGGTTGTTATGTACAGAAAAAGATAGTGTAAAGCTTCCTCGATTATCAGGAGAGGTAAGTTTATTGCCGATAGCTAAGGTGGAAATGCGCCTTTCTGTGAATCAAGACGATACACTTTCTCTTCTCAACATGATTGAACAAATACATAAAAACAGGGGTAACTAA
- a CDS encoding TrmH family RNA methyltransferase yields MDCIGKHNPLVKEALALKRSRCRKSSWFLVEGAREIQKALRTGYLCQHVFCSTHLSEKEKEFLYELKRNSTKILYCLDSTLAQLSFKEHHDSFVAVIQKRVWNKEDFLIQRKNAQPFYLIIEQVEKPGNVGAILRIADGAGVDGVILCNPIVDLYNPNVVRSSLGAVFSLPILSISREEGKELFKQEGWTVFVTSPRAETMYFSKNYLGPTALVFGSEKDGLTEDWFSEDFSEIALPMLGESDSLNLATSVAAVAYEVVRQRWVN; encoded by the coding sequence ATGGATTGCATAGGGAAACATAATCCTCTAGTTAAAGAGGCTCTAGCTTTAAAACGGTCTCGTTGTAGAAAAAGTTCTTGGTTTCTAGTTGAAGGAGCCCGTGAGATTCAGAAAGCATTACGCACAGGCTACCTGTGTCAGCATGTTTTTTGTTCGACACATCTTTCAGAAAAAGAAAAGGAATTTTTATATGAGTTAAAAAGAAATTCTACAAAGATTTTATATTGCTTAGACTCGACTTTGGCTCAACTTTCTTTTAAAGAACATCACGATAGTTTCGTCGCGGTGATACAAAAGAGAGTGTGGAATAAAGAAGATTTTTTGATCCAACGTAAAAATGCTCAGCCTTTCTATCTTATTATTGAGCAGGTGGAAAAACCTGGGAATGTCGGTGCTATTTTAAGAATAGCTGATGGTGCTGGTGTTGACGGTGTGATTTTATGCAATCCTATTGTAGATTTGTACAATCCTAATGTGGTGCGCTCTTCTTTAGGAGCTGTCTTTTCTCTTCCCATCCTCTCTATTTCAAGAGAGGAAGGGAAGGAGTTGTTCAAGCAGGAAGGCTGGACTGTTTTTGTCACATCTCCTCGAGCTGAAACTATGTATTTTTCTAAAAATTATCTTGGTCCCACGGCTTTGGTTTTTGGTTCAGAGAAAGATGGTTTGACTGAGGATTGGTTTTCTGAAGATTTTTCTGAAATCGCTCTTCCTATGTTAGGGGAATCAGATTCTTTGAATCTCGCTACATCTGTAGCTGCTGTAGCTTATGAAGTTGTTCGTCAACGTTGGGTTAATTAG